GAGAAACAGCAACCTTAGCCTCTGTAAGTAGTAATTTTGAAAACTCAAGTGAGCCCATCTTTTTGAAGCCGTCAGGAATCTCTGCCCAGACAAACATGGTTGCCTTCGGTTTTTCTATATACCACCCTGCCTTGTTGAGACCATCTACAAGCACATTCCGTCTTTTTTTATAGGTATTGACGATATCTGTGACACATTCCTGAGAACTGTTTAATGCAACTATGCTCGCTATCTGTATCGGTTGAAACATACCATAATCTAAATAACTCTTTATATTTATAAGTGCACCAACGAGGTCTTTATTGCCGACGCAGAAACCTACTCTCCATCCAGCCATGCTGTAACTCTTTGTCATAGAAAAGAATTCAACGCCTACATCTTTTGCCCCTTTTACCTCAAGAAAGCTCGGTGCCCTGTATCCGTCAAAGACAAGGTCTGCATATGCAAGGTCGTTAATAACCATAATATTGTGCTCTTTTGCAAAATCGACCACTTTTTCAAAGAAATCTCGATCAACCACCATCGTCGTCGGATTATGAGGAAAATTTATTATCAACATCTTTGGTCTTGGCCATATCTGTTTGAATGCAGATAGCATCTCTGAGAAAAAGTCTGTATCTCTTCTCATGGGGACACTCCTCACCTCAGCACCTGCTATTATTGCAGAATACGGATGTATCGGGTATGCAGGTGTTGGTGTCAGCACTACATCTCCAGGACCAAGTGTAGCAAGCACAAGATGTGAAAGCCCTTCCTTAGAACCTATTGTAACAACTGCCTCTGTTTCAGGATCTAACTCTACTCCATACCTCCTTTTATACCAATCACATATAGCCCATCTGAGTTTTGTAATACCCTTTGAGGCAGAATAGCGATGATTCTTCGGGTTATAGGCAGCCTCAACTAATTTATCAACGATATGCGGTGGTGTCCCCATATCAGGATTCCCCATACCGAGATCGATGATATCTTCCCCTCTTCGCCGTGCCTCAATCTTCATGGCATTCACAATACCAAATACATAAGGTGGGAGTCTTTTTATTCTCTCGAATTCAAACCTCATATTCTTTCCCCTGTTATTTTATTCAGATGTTGCAAGCACTTATGTATCGAATATAAAATAGTGAGGTTTCCTTTGTCAAATAAAATCCTTATTCTGGTGAGTTGTCCTAAAAGCTTGCATTAGAAATGGCGAGTCAGTACTTATTCTCTTTTCTTAACTGTAATGCCGGCTAAAGGAACCTATAAGGAAAACTCTTTGTTTGTATCATGGGGATGCCTTTCCCAACCTTAAGATTAAAGGTTTTTCAATTACCTCGATTATATTAAAACCCTTATGAATGTCAAGGGTTTTCAGGCTCTAAATAAAACATTGACAATAAATATGGATAAACCATAATATTAAAATATGTCAGGACATTCAAAATGGGCGCAGACAAAACATAAAAAGGCTGCAGTTGATGCAAAGAGGGGAAAGTTATTTACAAGGCTCACAAAGGAATTGGCAGTTGCAGCAAGGCTTGGTGGAGGCGATCCGCAGGGAAATCCACGATTGAGGATAGCGATTGAAAAGGCAAAAGAGGCAAATATGCCCTTAGAGAATATAAAGAGGGCTATACAGAGAGGGACAGGAGAACTACCTGGCGTATCATATGAAGAAGCAATATATGAAGGATACGGACCTGGTGGCATTGCAGTATTGATAGAGGCAATGACAGATAATAAAAATAGAACTATATCAGAAATCAGGCATTTATTCAGCAAATACGGAGGAAATATAGGGGAGGCAGGCTGCGTATCATGGATGTTTGAGAAAAAAGGGTATATCCTCATTGATAAAAAGAGTGTGGCAGAGGAGACATTGATGTCTCTTATACTCGAGGCAGGTGCAGAAGATATGAAGACAGACGACGAAGATAACTTCGAGATTATCACTGCACCTTACGAAATGGAGAAGGTAAAATCCTACCTGACGGAGCAAAAAATAAATATCTCACTTGCCGAGGTAACAATGGTTCCTAAGAGTTATGTGAAACTTGATGGAAAAGAAGCGGAACAGATGGCACGACTCATGGATGTCTTAGAAGACCATGACGATATCCATAATGTATACGCAAATTTTGATATCCCTGATGAGGCAATCGCAAAGGTGGGAAGATAATGAATCCCGTTAGACCCGGGGTGAAAAAAGGGAGTCTAATGGGATGAAAGTATTGGGTATAGACCCGGGAAGCATTACATGTGGATTCGGAATCATTGAGGACTCTGAACTTGATTCAGGGGGGCAGAATCTTTTGCATATCGCTTCAGGAAGTATAGAGACATCTCGTCTCAACTTGTTCTCAGAACGCATAAAAGAAGTATTCGATTCTATCTCAAACATCATTGAAAAATATAATCCTGATGAAATGGCTATTGAGAGTCTCTTTTTTTCAAAGAATGTAAAAGCCGCCTTAAGGCTCGGAGAAATAAGGGGTGCAACCATCCTTGCAGCAGTAAATGCAGGAATACCTGTATTTGAGTATACACCCCTTGAGATAAAGAAGTCTGTTGTCGGTTATGGTTCTGCGGCAAAACACCAGATACAGTATATGATAGGAGAGATACTTCACCTCAGAGAATCCTCCTGCAATGAAGACGCTGCAGATGCCTTAGCATTGGCGATATGCCACATCAACAATCGAAAATCGAAGATCGAAAATCGAAGATCGAAAAAGTTATGATCGCTACCATAAGGGGAAATCTGCTATTCAAATCGCCAAACTCCATCATAGTAGATGTAGGTGGGGTCGGCTATCAGATATTTATTCCTCTCTCAACATTCTACAGGCTACCGGATAAGGGAGAAAAGATCGTTATTAATACATACACTCACATGACAGATGACTCTATAAGGCTTTATGGGTTTCTTGAATCTGAGGAAAAAGATATATTCCTTTCACTTATCGGTGTATCTGGTATTGGGCCTAAACTTGCACTCTGCATACTTTCAGGTATTCCTCCTAATGATCTTGTTAGCGCAATAAAAAGCCGTGATATTGTTAGATTACATTCGATCCCCGGAATTGGCAGGAAAACCGCAGAAAGACTTGTCCTTGAATTAAGAGACAAACTCATAAAACGAGGGACGAGGAACGAGGAACGAGAGACGAGGGCTGGAGACAGCCATTATGACG
The window above is part of the Nitrospirota bacterium genome. Proteins encoded here:
- the ruvA gene encoding Holliday junction branch migration protein RuvA; the encoded protein is MPHQQSKIEDRKSKIEKVMIATIRGNLLFKSPNSIIVDVGGVGYQIFIPLSTFYRLPDKGEKIVINTYTHMTDDSIRLYGFLESEEKDIFLSLIGVSGIGPKLALCILSGIPPNDLVSAIKSRDIVRLHSIPGIGRKTAERLVLELRDKLIKRGTRNEERETRAGDSHYDDALSALINLGYRKDSAEKALRTALSQLNNASSVEEVIKESLKVLLKVK
- the ruvC gene encoding crossover junction endodeoxyribonuclease RuvC, which gives rise to MKVLGIDPGSITCGFGIIEDSELDSGGQNLLHIASGSIETSRLNLFSERIKEVFDSISNIIEKYNPDEMAIESLFFSKNVKAALRLGEIRGATILAAVNAGIPVFEYTPLEIKKSVVGYGSAAKHQIQYMIGEILHLRESSCNEDAADALALAICHINNRKSKIENRRSKKL
- a CDS encoding YebC/PmpR family DNA-binding transcriptional regulator translates to MSGHSKWAQTKHKKAAVDAKRGKLFTRLTKELAVAARLGGGDPQGNPRLRIAIEKAKEANMPLENIKRAIQRGTGELPGVSYEEAIYEGYGPGGIAVLIEAMTDNKNRTISEIRHLFSKYGGNIGEAGCVSWMFEKKGYILIDKKSVAEETLMSLILEAGAEDMKTDDEDNFEIITAPYEMEKVKSYLTEQKINISLAEVTMVPKSYVKLDGKEAEQMARLMDVLEDHDDIHNVYANFDIPDEAIAKVGR
- the alaC gene encoding alanine transaminase: MRFEFERIKRLPPYVFGIVNAMKIEARRRGEDIIDLGMGNPDMGTPPHIVDKLVEAAYNPKNHRYSASKGITKLRWAICDWYKRRYGVELDPETEAVVTIGSKEGLSHLVLATLGPGDVVLTPTPAYPIHPYSAIIAGAEVRSVPMRRDTDFFSEMLSAFKQIWPRPKMLIINFPHNPTTMVVDRDFFEKVVDFAKEHNIMVINDLAYADLVFDGYRAPSFLEVKGAKDVGVEFFSMTKSYSMAGWRVGFCVGNKDLVGALINIKSYLDYGMFQPIQIASIVALNSSQECVTDIVNTYKKRRNVLVDGLNKAGWYIEKPKATMFVWAEIPDGFKKMGSLEFSKLLLTEAKVAVSPGIGFGEGGDEYVRFALVENEHRIRQAVRGIKRVLENFG